The Mycolicibacterium aurum genome segment CGCCCTGCACGTTCGCACGCTGTACGGGCGCGACCCGCACCACATCACCGAGGCCGAATACAAGGCCGTCGCACGTGCACTGCGCCAGGCCGTCGAGTACGACCCGCGCGTCACCGGCGTGCCGTCCACCAAAGGCACTTTGTGACAAAGAAACTCGTTGTGCTGGACTACGGCTCAGGCAATCTGCGCTCGGCGCAGCGCGCGTTGGAGCGGGTGGGTGCAGAGGTCGAGGTGACCGCCGACCCGGCTGCGGCGGCCAACGCCGACGGCCTCGTCGTCCCCGGGGTCGGGGCGTTCGAGTCGTGCATGTCGGGGCTGCGCGACATCGGCGGCGAGAAGATCATCGCCGAGCGGCTCGCCGCCGGGCGGCCGGTACTGGGGGTGTGCGTCGGCATGCAGATCCTGTTCACCCGCGGCGTCGAGTTCGGGGTGGAGTCCTCGGGGTGCGCGCAGTGGCCGGGCTCGGTCGTGCGGCTGGATGCGCCGGTGATCCCGCACATGGGCTGGAATGTGGTCGACGCGCCCGCGGACAGCGTGCTGTTCCGTGGCATGGACGCCGACACCCGTTTCTACTTCGTGCACTCCTACGCCGCCCAGCAGTGGGAGGGCGACCCGGATGCGCGGTTGACCTGGGCCACCCACCACGTGCCGTTCCTGGCCGCGGTCGAGGACGGCGCACTGGCGGCCACCCAGTTCCACCCGGAGAAGAGCGGTGACGCCGGCGCCGAATTACTGTCGAACTGGGTCGGGGCGCTAAATTGACCCGCGTGAATTCCGTGGAGCCCGCTGTGAAGCTGATCCTGCTGCCCGCCGTCGACGTGGTCGAGGGCCGGGCGGTGCGCCTGGTACAGGGTCAGGCAGGCAGCGAGACGGAGTACGGCTCGGCGCTCGACGCGGCGATGACCTGGCAGCGTGACGGTGCCGAGTGGATTCACCTGGTCGACCTGGATGCCGCATTCGGGCGGGGATCGAACCGTGAACTGCTCGCCGAGGTCGTCGGCAAACTCGACGTCGCCGTCGAGCTGTCCGGCGGAATCCGCGACGACGACTCGCTGGCCGCCGCCCTGGCCACCGGCTGCGCAAGGGTGAACCTCGGCACCGCCGCGCTGGAGAACCCGCAGTGGTGCGCGAAAGTGGTGGCCGAGCACGGCGACAAGGTCGCGGTCGGCCTCGACGTGAAGATCGAGGACGGGCAGTACCGACTCCGGGGCCGTGGCTGGGAGACCGACGGCGGCGACCTGTGGACCGTACTGGAACGCCTTGACGGCGAGGGTTGCTCGCGGTTCGTGGTCACCGATGTCACCAAGGACGGCACGCTGAACGGACCCAATCTGGAGTTGCTGACCCAGGTCTGTGAACGGACCGACGCACCGGTGATCGCCTCAGGCGGAGTGTCGAGTCTCGATGACCTGCGCGCGATCGCCACGTTGACCCACCAGGGCGTCGAGGGCGCGATCGTCGGAAAGGCTTTGTACGCGGGACGTTTCACGTTGCCGCAGGCGCTCGCCGCGGTCAGCCCGTGACGGTCGACGCCCAGCAACTCGGGGAGCTGCTCACCACCGCCGCCGGTGTGCTCGACGCCGCGTCAGGACAGTTCATCGCCGGCCACCGCGCCGACTCCGCCGTCGCGAAGAAGGGGAACGACTTCGCGACAGAAGTGGACCTGGCCATCGAGCGCCGGGTGGTGGCCGAGCTGACGAAACTGACCGGAATCGGGGTGCACGGTGAGGAATTCGGTGGGGAACCCATCGAATCCGAGCTGGTGTGGGTGCTCGACCCGATCGACGGCACATTCAACTACGCGGCAGGGCTGCCGATGGCTGCCATCCTGCTGAGCCTGCTCGCCGATGGTCAGCCGGTCCTCGGATTGACCTGGCTCCCCTTCATGTCGCAGCGCTACACGTCGATCGTCGACGGTCCCGTGCTGTGCAACGGCGAGGTGCTCGACACGCTCACGACCGGGACGCTGGCGGAATCCATGGTCGGCGTCGGCACGTTCAACATCGACTCCCGCGGGCGCTATCCCGGCCGCTTCCGGGCGGCCGTGTTGGAGAGTCTCAGCCGGGAATGCTCACGGATGCGCATGCACGGTTCGACCGGTATCGACTTCGCGTACGTGGCCGCCGGAATCTTGGGCGGGGCAATAAGTTTCGGGCACCATATCTGGGATCACGCCGCGGGGGTGGCCCTGGTGCGGGCGGCAGGCGGTGTCGTCACCGACCTGGCCGGGGAGCCGTGGACGGCCGAGTCGCCGTCGGCGCTGGCCGCGGCGCCCGGAGTGCACGACGCGATCCTGGAGATCGTGCGTTCCGTCGGTGATCCGAAGGACTTTCTGTGACAACGGCCTCCGACGTCGCAACGCGGGTGATTCCCTGCCTGGATGTCGACGACGGCCGGGTGGTCAAGGGTGTCAACTTCGCGAACCTGCGCGACGCGGGTGATCCCGTGGAGTTGGCCTCGGTATACGACGCGGCCGGTGCCGACGAGCTGACCTTCCTGGACGTGACGGCCTCGTCGGCGGGCCGAACCACGATGCTGGAGGCGGTGCGGCGCACTGCCGAGCAGGTGTTCATCCCGCTGACAGTCGGTGGCGGTGTGCGCTCGGTGGCTGATGTGGATGTGCTGTTGCGCGCCGGTGCGGACAAGGTGTCGGTGAACACCGCGGCCATCGCCCGGCCCGAGCTGCTCTCGGAACTGTCGCGCCAGTTCGGGTCGCAGTGCATCGTGCTGTCCGTCGATGCGCGCACCGTGCCGGAGGGGTCGCAGCCCACTCCGTCGGGCTGGGAGGTCACCACCCACGGCGGGCGGCGCGGCACCGGCATCGATGCGGTCGAGTGGGCTGTGCGCGGCGCGGAGCTCGGCGTCGGCGAGATCCTGCTCAACTCGATGGACGCCGACGGCACCAAGACCGGTTTCGATCTGAAGATGCTGCGCGCGGTACGCGGGGCGGTGACAGTGCCGGTGATCGCGAGCGGCGGCGCGGGCGCGGTGGAACATTTCGCCCCCGCGGTTGTTGCAGGAGCCGACGCCGTACTCGCCGCCAGCGTCTTCCACTTCGGGGACCTGACCATCGGCCAGGTGAAGGCGGCCATGGCAGCGGAAGGGATCGTGGTGAGGTGAGCGAGCTGGATCCGGCGATCTCGTCGCGGCTCAAGCGCGACGCCAACGGGCTGTTCAGCGCCGTGGTGCAGGAGCGCGCCACCGGCCACGTGCTGATGGTGGCGTGGATGGACGATGCCGCCCTCGCCCGCACGCTGGAAACCCGTGAGGCGACCTACTTTTCGCGGTCTCGGGGTGCGCAGTGGATCAAGGGTGCGACCTCGGGGCACACCCAGCACGTCCACTCGGTGCGGCTGGATTGCGACGGCGACACGGTGCTGCTCGAGGTGGACCAGGTCGGCGGCGCATGCCACACCGGCGACCACACGTGTTTCGACGCCGACCTGTTGCTGGGACCCAGCTGACGCCGAGCGGGCCTAGATGATGCGCGTGCCTTTTGCCCGAGCGGTCCAGCGTCCTTCGTCGTAACCCACGTTCACCGGGTGCGCGAACGCCGCCGACACCGTGTCGGTGGTGATGGTCTCCCGGGCCGGCCCGCAGGCCACGGTGCGTCCCTCGGAGATCAGCAGGGCGTGTGTGGTCGTCATCGGTAGCTCTTCGAGATGGTGTGTGACGAGGATCGACGCCACCTCCGGATGGGTCTGATCCAGCGAGTCGATGGTCTCCAGCAGTTGTTCGCGCGCAGCGACATCCAGACCCGTCGACGGCTCGTCGAGCAGCAGCAGACGCGGCTCGGGGATCAGCGCCCGCGCGATCAGGGTGCGGCCCCGTTCGCCTTGAGACAGCGTCGGCCAGACATCGTCGGCCTTGCGGGACAGGCCCACCGCCGCGATCATCGCGTCGGCCCGGTCGGCTTCGTCGGCGCTGGCCGTCCATCGCATCGGCGTGTCGTTGGTGGCGGTGATCCCGGTCAGGACCACCTCCCGCACCGTCAGCGAATACTGCAGCTGATGGCGGGGATTCACATGGCCGATGTAGTGCCGCAGCTGGGACAGGTCGACGCGGCCCATCAGGTTCCCGAGTATGCGCACGGTGCCCGACGTCGGGAACATGATCGCCGCACAGAAGCCGAGCAGGGTGCTCTTGCCCGCCCCGTTGGGGCCCAGCAACGCCCAATGCTCGCCCTGCTGCACGGTGAGCGAGATCCCGTCGATGATCTGCTTGCCGTTGCGGCGGAACGTCACGTCGGCGAGCTCGAGAACGGCCGTCATGAGCGTTGGCGCAGCACCTCGAGGGCCTTGTCGGCGTGGGTGTCCATGCTGAACTCGCTGGCGATGACCTCCAGCACGGTGCGGTCGGTGTCGATGACGAACGTGGTGCGCTTCACCGGCATGAACTTGCCGAGCAGCCCGCGTTTGACGCCGAACTGGGTCGCCACCACACCTTCGGTGTCCGACAGCAGGGGGTAGTCGAATTTCTGCTGGTCAGCGAACTTGGCCTGCTTGTCCACCGAGTCTGCGCTGATCCCCACCCGGTTGGCGCCGACTGCCTGGAATTCGGCGGCCAGGTCGCGGAAGTGACATGCCTCTTTGGTGCAGCCGGGCGTCATCGCCGCCGGGTAGAAGAACAGCACGATGGGCCCGCCGGCGAGCAGCTCGGTGAGTGTCCGCGTCGTCCCCGTCTGGTCCGGTAATTCGAACTCCGCCACCTGATCGCCACGATTCATGGTTCTCACGGTACTTCTGGGAGGATTGCCGCGTGCAGACGACCGCCAACCTGGCCGATGGCTCTTCGCGCAAGCGTTCATCGCTGGCCGCGACGACGTCGCGTGAGGACTTCCGGGCACTGGCCGCCGAGCACCGCGTGGTCCCGGTGACCCGCAAGGTGCTCGCGGACAGCGAGACGCCGTTGTCGGCGTATCGCAAGCTCGCGGCCAACCGTCCCGGAACGTTTCTCCTGGAATCCGCGGAGAACGGACGCTCGTGGTCGCGCTGGTCGTTCATCGGAGCGGGTTCCCCGTCGGCGCTCACGGTGCGCGACGGCGAGGCGGTATGGCTCGGCGTCATCCCGCAGGACGCGCCTGCCGGCGGCGATCCCCTGACGGCGCTTCGGGCCACCGTGACGCTGCTGGAGACCGCCGCGCTTCCCGGTCTGCCGCCGCTGTCGTCGGGCCTGGTCGGATTCTTCGCCTACGACATGGTGCGCAGGCTGGAGCGGTTGCCCGAACTGACCGTCGACGACCTCGGGCTGCCCGACATGATGCTGCTGTTGGCCACCGACATTGCTGCGGTGGACCACCATGAGGGCACGATCACGCTGATCGCGAACGCGGTCAACTGGAACGGCACCGACGAGCGTGTGGACGCGGCGTACGACGACGCCGTGGCGCGGCTCGACGTGATGACCGCCGCGTTGGCCGAACCACTCACCTCGACCGTCGCGACGTTCAGCAGACCCGCGCCGCTGCACCGCGCCCAGCGCACGGTCGAGGAGTACACCGCCATCGTCGACAAATTGGTCGGTGACATCGAAGCCGGCGAGGCGTTTCAGGTGGTGCCCTCCCAGCGCTTCGAGATGGACACCGACGCCGATCCTCTCGATGTGTACCGGATGCTGCGGGTGACCAACCCGAGTCCGTACATGTATCTGTTCAATGTGCCGAACGACGATGGGGGACTGGACTTTACGGTCGTCGGCTCCAGCCCGGAGGCGTTGGTCACCGTCAAGGACCGGCGCGCGACGACGCACCCGATCGCGGGCACCCGCTGGCGTGGGGACACCGAGGAGGAGGACGTCCTGCTGGAGAAGGAACTCCTGTCGGACGAGAAGGAACGCGCCGAGCACCTGATGCTGGTCGATCTCGGCCGCAACGATCTGGGGCGGGTCTGCCAGCCGGGCACCGTGAAGGTCGAGGACTACAGCCACATCGAGCGCTACAGCCACGTCATGCACCTGGTGTCCACGGTCACCGGACTGTTGGCGGATGACAAGACCGCGCTGGATGCGGTGACGGCGTGTTTTCCCGCCGGGACGCTGTCGGGGGCACCGAAGGTGCGTGCGATGGAACTGATCGAGGAGGTCGAACTGACACGCCGCGGGCTCTACGGCGGCGTGCTTGGTTACCTCGATTTCGCCGGCAACGCCGACTTCGCCATCGCGATCCGCACTGCCCTGATGCGGCGTGGCACCGCGTACGTGCAGGCCGGTGGTGGTGTTGTCGCCGACTCCAACGGTCCGTACGAATACAACGAGTCCGCCAACAAGGCGCGGGCCGTGCTGGCCGCGATCGCCGCGGCCGAGACGCTGAGCGAACCGTGATCCGGGCCGCGCAGCTGTTGCTGGTGCTCGCCGCGGTCGGCCTGTGGGGGGCGTCGCGACTCACCTGGGTGCAGATCAGCTCCTTCGACGGTCTGGGGCAGCCCCGCACCGCGGACCTGTCCGGATCGACGTGGTCGACGGCGCTGATTCCGCTGGCCCTGCTGGTGCTCGCCGCGGCGGTGGCGGCGCTCGCCGTCCGGGGCTGGCCGTTGCGCATCCTGGCGGTGCTGGTGGCGGCGGCCAGCGCAGGAATGGCGTACCTGGCCATCAGCCTGTGGGTGGTCGTCGACGTCGCGGTGCGGGCTGCGCGCCTCGCGGACGTGCCGGTGGCCGATCTGCTGGGCACGCAGCGGCACTACGTCGGTGCCAGCGTGGCCTTGGTCGCCGCCGCGTTCTCGCTGTGTGGTGCCGTGCTCCTGATGCGCTCTGCGGCCCGCAAGGGTGCCGAGACCGCGCGCTACAGCCGCGCTCCGGTGGTGGAGACGGAGTCCACGGCGATGTCCGAGCGAATGATCTGGGATGCGCTCGATGAGGGGCTGGACCCGACCAACCCGGACAACAAGGGGCGGTGACCAAGCATGGCTCGGTGGCGACTACCCTTCGTTAGAGATCAAACGGCCGTCAGGGGAAGGGAAACCACGCCTATGGGTTCGGCGACCGTACTCGACTCCATTCTCGAGGGAGTCCGTGCTGACGTTGCCGCACGCGAGGCCGCTGTCAGCCTCACCGAGGTCAAAGAAAAGGCCAAGCGCGCGGCGCCGCCGATCGACGTGATGGCCGCGCTGCGGACGCCCGGTATCGCGGTGATCGCCGAGGTCAAGCGCGCCAGCCCGTCACGCGGCGAGTTGGCCTCGATCGCCGATCCCGCCGAACTCGCTCGCGCCTACGAAAGCGGCGGCGCCCGCGTGATCAGCGTGTTGAC includes the following:
- the hisH gene encoding imidazole glycerol phosphate synthase subunit HisH, with protein sequence MTKKLVVLDYGSGNLRSAQRALERVGAEVEVTADPAAAANADGLVVPGVGAFESCMSGLRDIGGEKIIAERLAAGRPVLGVCVGMQILFTRGVEFGVESSGCAQWPGSVVRLDAPVIPHMGWNVVDAPADSVLFRGMDADTRFYFVHSYAAQQWEGDPDARLTWATHHVPFLAAVEDGALAATQFHPEKSGDAGAELLSNWVGALN
- the priA gene encoding bifunctional 1-(5-phosphoribosyl)-5-((5-phosphoribosylamino)methylideneamino)imidazole-4-carboxamide isomerase/phosphoribosylanthranilate isomerase PriA encodes the protein MTRVNSVEPAVKLILLPAVDVVEGRAVRLVQGQAGSETEYGSALDAAMTWQRDGAEWIHLVDLDAAFGRGSNRELLAEVVGKLDVAVELSGGIRDDDSLAAALATGCARVNLGTAALENPQWCAKVVAEHGDKVAVGLDVKIEDGQYRLRGRGWETDGGDLWTVLERLDGEGCSRFVVTDVTKDGTLNGPNLELLTQVCERTDAPVIASGGVSSLDDLRAIATLTHQGVEGAIVGKALYAGRFTLPQALAAVSP
- a CDS encoding inositol monophosphatase family protein; the encoded protein is MTVDAQQLGELLTTAAGVLDAASGQFIAGHRADSAVAKKGNDFATEVDLAIERRVVAELTKLTGIGVHGEEFGGEPIESELVWVLDPIDGTFNYAAGLPMAAILLSLLADGQPVLGLTWLPFMSQRYTSIVDGPVLCNGEVLDTLTTGTLAESMVGVGTFNIDSRGRYPGRFRAAVLESLSRECSRMRMHGSTGIDFAYVAAGILGGAISFGHHIWDHAAGVALVRAAGGVVTDLAGEPWTAESPSALAAAPGVHDAILEIVRSVGDPKDFL
- the hisF gene encoding imidazole glycerol phosphate synthase subunit HisF — its product is MTTASDVATRVIPCLDVDDGRVVKGVNFANLRDAGDPVELASVYDAAGADELTFLDVTASSAGRTTMLEAVRRTAEQVFIPLTVGGGVRSVADVDVLLRAGADKVSVNTAAIARPELLSELSRQFGSQCIVLSVDARTVPEGSQPTPSGWEVTTHGGRRGTGIDAVEWAVRGAELGVGEILLNSMDADGTKTGFDLKMLRAVRGAVTVPVIASGGAGAVEHFAPAVVAGADAVLAASVFHFGDLTIGQVKAAMAAEGIVVR
- the hisI gene encoding phosphoribosyl-AMP cyclohydrolase, giving the protein MSELDPAISSRLKRDANGLFSAVVQERATGHVLMVAWMDDAALARTLETREATYFSRSRGAQWIKGATSGHTQHVHSVRLDCDGDTVLLEVDQVGGACHTGDHTCFDADLLLGPS
- a CDS encoding ABC transporter ATP-binding protein, which codes for MTAVLELADVTFRRNGKQIIDGISLTVQQGEHWALLGPNGAGKSTLLGFCAAIMFPTSGTVRILGNLMGRVDLSQLRHYIGHVNPRHQLQYSLTVREVVLTGITATNDTPMRWTASADEADRADAMIAAVGLSRKADDVWPTLSQGERGRTLIARALIPEPRLLLLDEPSTGLDVAAREQLLETIDSLDQTHPEVASILVTHHLEELPMTTTHALLISEGRTVACGPARETITTDTVSAAFAHPVNVGYDEGRWTARAKGTRII
- a CDS encoding peroxiredoxin — its product is MNRGDQVAEFELPDQTGTTRTLTELLAGGPIVLFFYPAAMTPGCTKEACHFRDLAAEFQAVGANRVGISADSVDKQAKFADQQKFDYPLLSDTEGVVATQFGVKRGLLGKFMPVKRTTFVIDTDRTVLEVIASEFSMDTHADKALEVLRQRS
- a CDS encoding anthranilate synthase component I, which produces MQTTANLADGSSRKRSSLAATTSREDFRALAAEHRVVPVTRKVLADSETPLSAYRKLAANRPGTFLLESAENGRSWSRWSFIGAGSPSALTVRDGEAVWLGVIPQDAPAGGDPLTALRATVTLLETAALPGLPPLSSGLVGFFAYDMVRRLERLPELTVDDLGLPDMMLLLATDIAAVDHHEGTITLIANAVNWNGTDERVDAAYDDAVARLDVMTAALAEPLTSTVATFSRPAPLHRAQRTVEEYTAIVDKLVGDIEAGEAFQVVPSQRFEMDTDADPLDVYRMLRVTNPSPYMYLFNVPNDDGGLDFTVVGSSPEALVTVKDRRATTHPIAGTRWRGDTEEEDVLLEKELLSDEKERAEHLMLVDLGRNDLGRVCQPGTVKVEDYSHIERYSHVMHLVSTVTGLLADDKTALDAVTACFPAGTLSGAPKVRAMELIEEVELTRRGLYGGVLGYLDFAGNADFAIAIRTALMRRGTAYVQAGGGVVADSNGPYEYNESANKARAVLAAIAAAETLSEP
- a CDS encoding TIGR02234 family membrane protein, with amino-acid sequence MIRAAQLLLVLAAVGLWGASRLTWVQISSFDGLGQPRTADLSGSTWSTALIPLALLVLAAAVAALAVRGWPLRILAVLVAAASAGMAYLAISLWVVVDVAVRAARLADVPVADLLGTQRHYVGASVALVAAAFSLCGAVLLMRSAARKGAETARYSRAPVVETESTAMSERMIWDALDEGLDPTNPDNKGR